In a genomic window of Sus scrofa isolate TJ Tabasco breed Duroc chromosome 4, Sscrofa11.1, whole genome shotgun sequence:
- the LOC100152299 gene encoding late cornified envelope protein 3D-like, with product MSCQQNQQQCQPPPKCPSPKCPPKSPAHCWPPASSSGCAPISGGCGGPSSEGGCCLSPHRRRRSHRCRLLSSDSCDGGSGLQSGGSGCGQGSGGCC from the coding sequence ATGTCCTGCCAGCAGAACCAGCAGCAGTGCCAGCCCCCTCCCAAGTGCCCCTCGCCCAAGTGCCCCCCAAAGAGCCCGGCACACTGTtggcctccagcctcctcctcagGCTGTGCTCCCATCTCCGGGGGCTGCGGGGGCCCCAGCTCTGAGGGCGGCTGCTGCCTGAGCCCCCACAGGCGCCGCCGGTCCCACCGATGCCGGCTCCTGAGCTCCGACTCCTGTGACGGAGGCAGTGGCCTGCAGTCCGggggctctggctgtggccaagGCTCTGGGGGCTGCTGCTGA
- the LOC100153482 gene encoding ice-structuring protein 4, which produces MSSQQSSAKGFSKGSSQGSAPCPAPRPPPRPPPRPPAAAPAAAGTPAAAGTPAAAAAAATRAAAAPAPPAAAAFPGGAAEGAGAAAAAAGTAARGPSTLAAPPAAVAAAEAKAKAAPHLCESRSHPVPPPFDASPIPVGWGLRVCFP; this is translated from the coding sequence ATGTCCTCCCAGCAGAGCTCCGCTAAAGGCTTTTCCAAGGGCTCGTCGCAGGGCTCGGCTCCGTGCCCAGCCCCACGCCCGCCCCCACGCCCGCCCCCTCGTCCTCCTGCTGCGGCTCCGGCTGCTGCGGGGACTCCGGCTGCTGCGGGGACTCCGGCTGCTGCGGCTGCTGCGGCGACTCGGGCTGCTGCGGCTCCAGCTCcaccagctgctgctgctttccCAGGAGGCGCCGCCGAGGGGGCAGgcgcggctgctgctgctgcagggacaGCAGCCAGGGGTCCCAGTACTCTAGCAGCACCTCCGGCTGCTGTGGCGGCTGctgaggccaaggccaaggccgcCCCACACCTGTGTGAGAGCCGCTCCCACCCCGTGCCTCCGCCTTTCGACGCCTCGCCCATCCCCGTGGGATGGGGCCTCAGAGTTTGCTTCCCTTAA